CCAGCAGATCGGCGGCCGTGCCGCTGAGCTTGGCGCCCGCCTCGACCGGTGCCTGCCGCTCCGCCTTGCGCCGGGCGATCCGCTCCCGCTCGATCTTCTGCGCGGCCAGCTCCGCCTGCGCCTCGCTGAGCCCGGGCTCGGCGCCCTCGGCCGCCTCCCCGCCCGCGGAAGCCTCCTCGCCCTCCGAAGCCTCCTCGCCCTCCGAAGCCTCCTCGCCCTCCGAAGCCTCCTCGCCCTCAGACGCCTCCCCGGCCGTGGCCTCCGCCGCCTCCCCGTTGTCCTCCGGGGCTTCCTGCCCGCCCGTGCCCGGTTCGCCCCGGGCGGCGTCGGCTGCCCCGGAGGACTCCGGGGCACGCGCGTCCTCGACCGCCCCGGCCTCCGGGCCGGTGGCGTCCGGTTCGTCCGCGGCGGTGGCGGCGGGGTCGGTACTCACAGCGTGCTCCAGTCCTGATCGGGGTAGCGGTGCACGGGCGCCGACACGTCGTCCAGCGCCCGGCAGATCTCCTCCGGAAGACTAAGGGCCTCCACTGACAGCGCCGCCCCGAGCTGCGCCGGCGTACGCGCGCCGACGATCGGCGCGACCACTCCCGGCCGGTCCCGCACCCACGCCAGCGCGACCTGGAGCGGGGTCACCGCCAGTCCGTGCGCGGCCGTCGCCACCGCATCCACGATCCGGCCCGACGCCTCGTCCAGGTACGGGTCCACGAAGGCGGCCAGGCTCTGCGACGCGCCCCGCGAGTCCGTCGGCGTACCGGCCCGGTACTTCCCCGTCAGCACGCCCCGGCCCAGCGGGGAGGACGGCAGCAGGCCCACGCCGAGGTCCAGCGCGGCCGGTAGCACCTCCCGCTCCACGCCCCGCTGGAGCAGCGAGTACTCCATCTGCGTGGAGGCGAGCCGGGTCCGCGCGCCGGGGGCGGCGAGCTGCCAGGTGGCCGCTTTCGCCAGTTGCCAGCCGCTGAACCCCGCCACCCCGGCGTACCTGGCCCGGCCGCTGCTGACGGCGAGGTCCAGCGCCTGGAGGGTCTCCTCCAGCGGGGTGTTCGGATCGAAGGCGTGCACCTGCCACAGGTCCACGTAATCGGTCTCCAGCCGGGCCAGGGAGTCGTCCAACGCCGCCAGGAGGTGCCCGCGCGAGCCGTCGCACCGCCGGTCCGGGTCCCGCACGGAGCCCGCCTTGGTGGCGATCACCAGCTCCCGGCGCGGCACCAGCTTCCCCACGAGCTGCCCGAGGAGGTACTCCGCCTCCCCGCCCCCGTACACGTCGGCGGTGTCGACGAGGGTGCCGCCCGCCTCCCAGAAGGTCTTCAACTGTTCTGCGGCGCCCGCCTCGTCCGGTCCCTCCGCGGACCGGCCCCAGGTCAGGGTGCCGAGGCCGATCCGGGACACGCGCAGGCCGGTGCGGCCGAGATGCCTCTGCTCCATGAGCGCTGAGACTACTGGGGCACTGCCGCGGGCGACCGGGGCGCGCTACAGTCCCCGCAGACCTACGTTACTGATCGGTAAACCGGTAAGGGGACGACTCATGCGGCTCGGCATCAATCTCGGTTACTGGGGTGCGGGCATGGACGGCGACAACCTCGCCGTCGCCCAGGAGGCCGACCGCCTCGGCTACGACGTCTGCTGGGCCGCCGAGGCCTACGGCTCCGACGCCGCCACGGTCCTGGCCTGGGTCGCGGCCCAGACCGAGCGGATCGACGTCGGCTCGGCGATCTTCCAGATCCCGGCGCGCCAGCCCGCGATGACGGCCATGACCGCCGCCACCCTCGACTCCCTCACCAAGGGCCGCTTCCGGCTCGGCCTCGGCGTCTCCGGACCGCAGGTCTCCGAGGGCTGGTACGGCGTGAAGTTCGACAAGCCGCTCGCCCGGACCCGCGAGTACGTGGAGATCGTCCGCAAGGCCATGAGCCGCGAGCGCCTCTCCTACGACGGGCAGCACTGGACCCTCCCGCTGCCCGGCGGCCCCGGCAAGCCGATCAAGCTGACCGTGCACCCCGAGCGCGAACACATCCCGCTCTACATCGCCGCCATCGGACCGAAGAACCTGGAGCAGACCGGCGAGATCGCCGACGGGGCCCTGCTGATCTTCCCCGCCGCCGAGCACCTGGAGGAGACCGCGCTGCGCCACATCCGCGCGGGCCGTGAGAAGGCCGGGCTGACGATGGACGGCTTCGACGTCTGCCCCACCGTGCCCCTCGCCGTGGGCGACGACGTGAACGCCCTCGCCGACACGTTCCGCCCGTACACCGCCCTGTACGTCGGCGGTATGGGCAGCCCGAAGCAGAACTTCTACAACCAGCTCGCGCAGCGCATGGGCTACGAGAAGGAAGCCGCCGAGATCCAGGACAAGTACCTGGGCGGCGACAAGGCGGGAGCCGCCGCGGCGGTCCCGCACTCGCTGATCGACTCGACCACCCTGCTCGGCTCGGTGGAGCGGATCGCGGACGGGATGCGCGCCTACGCCGACGCCGGGGTCACCACCCTCACGCTCGCCCCGGCCGGGTTCACCCTGGACGAGCGGATCACCGCCCTACGGGCCGGCGTACAGGCCCTGGAACACGCAGGCCTGGCCTGAGGGTCGTCCCGTAGGCCGGCCGGCGAACGCCCTGCGGCCGTGGTGGGGGCTCGGGGGTCTTCCCCGCCACGGCCGACACAGCCAACAACGCGCGGGGCGGCCCCGGGGTTACGCCCCGGCACCCCCGCCTCGGCTTCGTTCATTCGGCCGAGTCCCGCCACGCATCGGTTGCCCGCCCGCCGTATCCGCCTTTGACTCGGAGCATGCTCTCTGCCCGCAGCCTGTTCCAGGAGATCATCGAGAACGACGACTCCTTCCAGCTGTTCTGT
This Streptomyces sp. NBC_00539 DNA region includes the following protein-coding sequences:
- a CDS encoding aldo/keto reductase, with protein sequence MEQRHLGRTGLRVSRIGLGTLTWGRSAEGPDEAGAAEQLKTFWEAGGTLVDTADVYGGGEAEYLLGQLVGKLVPRRELVIATKAGSVRDPDRRCDGSRGHLLAALDDSLARLETDYVDLWQVHAFDPNTPLEETLQALDLAVSSGRARYAGVAGFSGWQLAKAATWQLAAPGARTRLASTQMEYSLLQRGVEREVLPAALDLGVGLLPSSPLGRGVLTGKYRAGTPTDSRGASQSLAAFVDPYLDEASGRIVDAVATAAHGLAVTPLQVALAWVRDRPGVVAPIVGARTPAQLGAALSVEALSLPEEICRALDDVSAPVHRYPDQDWSTL
- a CDS encoding LLM class F420-dependent oxidoreductase, translated to MRLGINLGYWGAGMDGDNLAVAQEADRLGYDVCWAAEAYGSDAATVLAWVAAQTERIDVGSAIFQIPARQPAMTAMTAATLDSLTKGRFRLGLGVSGPQVSEGWYGVKFDKPLARTREYVEIVRKAMSRERLSYDGQHWTLPLPGGPGKPIKLTVHPEREHIPLYIAAIGPKNLEQTGEIADGALLIFPAAEHLEETALRHIRAGREKAGLTMDGFDVCPTVPLAVGDDVNALADTFRPYTALYVGGMGSPKQNFYNQLAQRMGYEKEAAEIQDKYLGGDKAGAAAAVPHSLIDSTTLLGSVERIADGMRAYADAGVTTLTLAPAGFTLDERITALRAGVQALEHAGLA